A segment of the Deinococcus roseus genome:
CGTAAGCGCAGGACCGCACTTGAAGCAATCATGCGGTCCTCTCCTGAAAAAACAGTCATTTTCACCGGTGCGGGCATGTCAACTGGAAAAGAACTTTATCCAGGATGGGGTGACTTAGTCGCCCGCCTAGCAATCAAATGTGGTGTGCCAAATTTCACTGAGGACTCGGATTATCTTGATACAGCGGATACAGCTCAACGCAATGACCATGTGACTTATAAGCAAGTTATTTTAGATTATTTTGGAAGCTTTAAGCCCATCTTGCAGGTTTCTGTGTCGCTTCTGTCTGATTTGAAAAGCAGAATATATGTTACCACCAATTGGGACGACAGTTTAGCTTTACAGCTCATGAGCAGGGAAGTTGGGGTTCATATCCTTGATGATTGCAAAGTGGAGAACATTACTACAAGCGGCACACACTTGTTTCACCCTCACGGTAAAATTAATTTTGGAGCTGCTGAATTTGACATCATTCTGACGCGAAGTGAATTTAACAAATATTACCGAATAAACCGAAAAATATATAATTTCTTTTACAATCTATTTTTACATCATGATGTCGTATTTTTTGGCTTCAGTGCATCAGATGAATACATACGAGAAGTTTTGATGGATATTAAAAAACACGAAAAAGCCTCTGGAGTTAAAAGAAATAGGTTTTTGTTTATGCATCTGCCAGTAAGACTTCCAAAAAGAGCGACACAAAATTACTACTTGGATCTGACCAAAATTGAAGAGCGAGAAAATCAATTTAACGAATTGGGCATACAGTTGGTCTGGTATGACAGCAGTCAGGATCACAAAGAGGTAACAGATATAGTCTCATCGTGGATCCTTTTGCAAAACAAATCTCAAAAAGACACCAGTCTAGGGGTAAACAGTGGAAATGTTTAAACAAGTCACCGAAATCGACCTGATCCTCACCGAGACTCCAACCCTGGATCTGGCACAAAAACTCAAAAACTACACCGCTTTTCCTGTCCTTGAAAGCTATATCTTTTCGAAGCTCCGACACGAAGGGTGGCTGGATTATCTCTACGCCTTGAAATTCTACGATGAGCCTCAAATCCATGACTTTCCAGAACGACTGGAGTATCTGAGAACAGCTGCATCATCACGCCCCTATGACGTCTTCAGCATTCTGCAAAACATCAGCGAACCCACCTCCAAATCCATCTGGAGGCTCTTGCAGGTGTGTCAGGAATTGCCCACTG
Coding sequences within it:
- a CDS encoding SIR2 family protein, whose protein sequence is MTILRNLLEQSRKRRTALEAIMRSSPEKTVIFTGAGMSTGKELYPGWGDLVARLAIKCGVPNFTEDSDYLDTADTAQRNDHVTYKQVILDYFGSFKPILQVSVSLLSDLKSRIYVTTNWDDSLALQLMSREVGVHILDDCKVENITTSGTHLFHPHGKINFGAAEFDIILTRSEFNKYYRINRKIYNFFYNLFLHHDVVFFGFSASDEYIREVLMDIKKHEKASGVKRNRFLFMHLPVRLPKRATQNYYLDLTKIEERENQFNELGIQLVWYDSSQDHKEVTDIVSSWILLQNKSQKDTSLGVNSGNV